The following coding sequences are from one Xiphophorus couchianus chromosome 7, X_couchianus-1.0, whole genome shotgun sequence window:
- the LOC114147945 gene encoding tubulin alpha chain-like produces MRECISIHVGQAGAQIGNACWELYCLEHGIQPDGQIPNDRTTGGDDSFNTFFSETGAGKHVPRAIFVDLEPTVIDEVRTGTYRQLFHPEQMITGKEDAANNYARGHYTIGKEIIDIVLDRTRKLADRCTGLQGFLIFHSFGGGTGSGFTSLLMERLSVDYGKKSKLEFAIYPAPQVSTAVVEPYNSILTTHTTLEHSDCAFMVDNEAIYDICRRNLDIERPTYSNLNRLISQIVSSITASLRFDGALNVDLTEFQTNLVPYPRIHFPLATYAPVISSEKAYHEQLSVADITNTCFEPANQMVKCDPRHGKYMACCLLYRGDVVPKDVNSAIAAIKTKRTIQFVDWCPTGFKVGINYQPPTVVPGGDLAKVQRAVCMLSNTTAIAEAWARLDHKFDLMYAKRAFVHWYVGEGMEEGEFSEAREDLAALEKDYEEVGADNVDDDNDEEEY; encoded by the exons ATG CGTGAGTGCATCTCCATTCATGTGGGCCAAGCTGGGGCTCAGATTGGTAATGCATGCTGGGAGCTGTACTGTCTGGAACATGGGATCCAGCCAGATGGACAAATACCAAATGACAGGACCACTGGAGGGGATGATTCCTTCAATACCTTCTTTAGTGAGACAGGAGCAGGAAAACACGTTCCCAGGGCCATCTTTGTCGACCTTGAGCCCACTGTCATTG ATGAAGTGCGCACAGGAACCTACCGTCAGCTGTTCCACCCTGAGCAGATGATTACAGGAAAGGAAGATGCTGCCAACAACTACGCCCGTGGTCACTACACCATTGGCAAAGAGATCATAGATATTGTTTTGGACAGAACACGTAAACTG GCTGATCGGTGCACTGGTCTGCAAGGTTTCCTCATCTTCCACTCCTTTGGTGGTGGTACCGGCTCTGGTTTTACCTCCCTGCTAATGGAGAGGCTGTCTGTTGATTATGGGAAAAAGTCAAAGCTTGAGTTTGCCATCTATCCGGCACCCCAGGTTTCTACAGCAGTAGTGGAGCCTTACAACTCCATTCTAACCACCCACACCACCCTGGAGCACTCCGACTGTGCTTTCATGGTGGACAATGAGGCCATCTATGATATCTGCCGCAGAAATCTTGACATTGAGAGACCAACCTATAGCAACCTGAACAGGCTCATTAGTCAAATTGTGTCTTCAATCACAGCATCTCTCCGCTTTGATGGAGCGCTGAATGTTGACCTGACAGAGTTCCAGACCAACTTGGTGCCTTATCCTCGTATCCATTTCCCTCTGGCCACCTACGCCCCAGTGATCTCTTCTGAGAAAGCCTACCATGAGCAACTATCTGTGGCTGACATCACTAACACCTGCTTTGAGCCAGCTAATCAGATGGTGAAATGTGACCCACGTCATGGCAAATACATGGCCTGCTGTCTGCTGTATCGTGGCGATGTTGTTCCCAAAGACGTCAACTCGGCCATTGCTGCCATCAAGACCAAACGTACCATCCAGTTTGTGGACTGGTGTCCCACAGGTTTCAAGGTGGGGATCAACTACCAGCCTCCAACTGTAGTTCCTGGAGGAGACCTTGCTAAGGTGCAAAGAGCTGTGTGTATGCTGAGCAACACCACTGCCATCGCTGAGGCCTGGGCCAGGCTTGACCACAAGTTTGATCTCATGTATGCCAAGAGAGCCTTTGTCCACTGGTATGTTGGAGAGGGAATGGAGGAGGGAGAGTTCTCAGAGGCCAGAGAAGATTTGGCTGCTTTGGAGAAGGATTACGAAGAGGTGGGTGCTGACAACGTAGATGACGATAATGATGAAGAAGAATACTAA